In Myotis daubentonii chromosome 6, mMyoDau2.1, whole genome shotgun sequence, a genomic segment contains:
- the LOC132236418 gene encoding high affinity cAMP-specific and IBMX-insensitive 3',5'-cyclic phosphodiesterase 8A-like — MGCAPSVHISSEAPGAYLGGKEEEDAQNPWALLQGATLPSDPYLPRGKIPTSEVQFGPMRFHPDQLQVLLAFSKDDNQCKAFRQACDQAGFKCTLTKEMQAVLTCFLSAHHDIVILDHRNPRQLDARALCRAIRSSQVSENTVIVGVVRRRDGELPVMPLLTAGFTRRYVEDPSPLACYTELLQLQFGEVRSQLKLRACNSIFTALEKSQDAVEITGQDHLVQYVNPAFETTVGCDSHELVGKELAKLPVGEKKSELFQTINSCITEGKEWQGVYCAKNGDNTQQNVKVIPVSGQGGKIRHYVSIIQLSNGKSKAGLQADSLTDSQVGKLKDRRLSSRASEMAGQRRHSSLARIQPVAMEAPITKVINIISAAQENSSVPVTEALDRALEILRTTELYSPQFGAKDEDPHANDLLGGLIVNGLRRLSGNEYTLSAKNLPRASSSMTAPLPLQDVPKQIAEALENEDSWEFDIFELEAATQKRALSYLAIKIFSRFGICEFLKCPEPTLRLWLQMIESTYHSSNPYHNSSHAADVLQATCYFLCQERIKRALDSVDQAAALIAAAVHDLDHPGRTNPFLCNSGSELAILYNDFAVLESHHASLAFQLTLRDDKSNIFKNMERSDFRTLRQAIIDMVLATEMTKHFVHLNKFVNSVVKPLAELEEREETDAVRADINTMLRTPENRTMIKRMMIKCADVSNPCRPLEQCIKWASRISEEYFSQTDEEKRRNLPVVMPAFDRNTCSIPKAQMSFINYFIIDMFDAWDSFVDLPVLVHHLDNNFRYWKELDEMNVRGFRPPPV, encoded by the coding sequence ATGGGCTGCGCCCCGAGCGTCCACATTTCCTCCGAGGCCCCGGGTGCGTACCTGGGCGGCAAAGAGGAGGAGGATGCGCAGAACCCCTGGGCGCTGCTGCAGGGCGCCACCCTCCCCTCGGACCCCTACCTGCCTCGCGGCAAGATACCCACGTCGGAAGTGCAGTTCGGCCCCATGAGGTTTCACCCGGACCAGCTCCAGGTGCTGCTGGCGTTCAGCAAGGACGATAACCAGTGCAAGGCCTTCCGCCAGGCCTGCGACCAGGCCGGGTTCAAGTGCACGCTCACCAAGGAGATGCAGGCGGTGCTGACCTGCTTCCTGTCGGCACACCACGACATCGTCATCCTGGACCACAGAAACCCCCGGCAGCTGGACGCGCGGGCGCTGTGCAGGGCCATCCGATCCTCCCAGGTTTCCGAAAACACGGTCATTGTCGGGGTGGTGCGCCGGCGGGACGGGGAGCTGCCCGTGATGCCCCTGCTCACTGCCGGCTTCACCAGGCGCTACGTGGAGGACCCCAGCCCCCTGGCCTGCTACACGGAGCTATTGCAGCTGCAGTTCGGGGAGGTGCGGTCCCAGCTGAAGCTCAGGGCTTGCAACTCCATCTTCACGGCCTTGGAGAAGAGCCAGGACGCCGTGGAGATCACAGGCCAGGACCACCTGGTGCAGTACGTGAACCCTGCGTTTGAAACGACCGTGGGCTGTGACTCTCATGAGCTGGTAGGGAAGGAGTTAGCCAAACTCCCTGTGGGCGAGAAAAAGTCCGAGTTGTTCCAGACGATCAATTCATGCATCACGGAGGGCAAGGAGTGGCAGGGCGTCTACTGTGCCAAAAACGGAGACAACACCCAGCAGAACGTGAAGGTCATCCCGGTGAGCGGGCAGGGAGGGAAAATCAGACACTATGTGTCCATCATCCAACTGAGCAATGGAAAGAGCAAGGCCGGCCTGCAGGCCGACTCGCTCACGGACAGccaggtggggaaactgaagGACAGGAGGCTAAGCTCCCGGGCCAGTGAAATGGCCGGCCAGAGGCGCCACTCCTCGCTGGCCCGGATCCAGCCGGTGGCCATGGAGGCGCCCATCACCAAGGTGATCAACATCATCAGTGCCGCCCAGGAGAACAGCTCCGTGCCCGTGACCGAAGCCCTGGACCGGGCGCTGGAAATTCTGAGAACCACAGAGTTATATTCCCCGCAGTTCGGGGCGAAGGATGAGGACCCTCATGCCAATGACCTCCTCGGGGGCCTGATAGTCAATGGTCTGCGGAGGCTCTCTGGGAACGAGTACACTCTTTCGGCCAAAAACCTCCCGCGAGCGTCCAGCAGCATGaccgcccccctgcccctccaggACGTCCCGAAGCAGATCGCCGAGGCCCTGGAGAACGAGGACTCCTGGGAATTTGACATTTTTGAACTGGAGGCTGCCACGCAGAAAAGGGCTTTGAGTTACCTTGCTATCAAAATCTTCTCCCGCTTTGGCATCTGTGAATTCTTAAAGTGCCCGGAGCCAACCCTGAGGCTGTGGTTGCAGATGATCGAATCCACGTACCACTCCTCTAACCCCTACCACAACTCCAGCCACGCGGCTGACGTGCTCCAGGCCACCTGCTACTTCCTGTGCCAAGAGAGGATAAAGCGCGCTTTAGATTCGGTGGACCAGGCCGCCGCCCTCATCGCGGCCGCGGTCCACGACCTGGACCACCCGGGGAGGACCAACCCCTTCCTGTGCAACTCGGGCAGCGAGCTGGCCATCCTGTACAACGACTTCGCGGTGCTGGAGAGCCACCACGCGAGCCTGGCCTTCCAGCTGACACTCAGAGACGACAAGAGCAACATCTTCAAGAACATGGAGAGGAGTGACTTTCGGACGCTGCGCCAGGCCATCATCGACATGGTCTTGGCCACGGAGATGACCAAGCACTTCGTGCACCTCAACAAGTTTGTCAACAGCGTCGTCAAGCCCTTGGCGGAGCTGGAGGAGCGCGAGGAGACGGATGCAGTGCGAGCGGACATCAACACGATGCTCAGGACTCCGGAGAACCGGACGATGATCAAGCGCATGATGATCAAGTGCGCCGACGTGTCCAACCCCTGCCGGCCCTTGGAGCAGTGCATCAAGTGGGCCTCGCGCATCTCGGAGGAGTATTTTTCTCAGACCGATGAGGAGAAGCGGCGGAACTTGCCCGTGGTGATGCCCGCTTTTGACAGAAACACCTGCAGCATCCCCAAGGCCCAAATGTCCTTCATCAACTACTTCATCATAGACATGTTCGATGCGTGGGACAGCTTTGTGGACCTGCCAGTGCTGGTGCACCACCTGGACAACAACTTCAGGTACTGGAAGGAGCTCGACGAAATGAACGTGCGGGGCTTCCGCCCACCCCCAGTCTAG